From Halobacterium sp. R2-5, the proteins below share one genomic window:
- a CDS encoding DUF5791 family protein, which produces MLADEIQDPGDQTPGQVRAEYEAALGRVVEAEGVDSVAAASGVDEAKLTALAGGDPVEITLEEAAGIFAVSDDWPDAEGLLLEVRDNLMLQMSSAVMDVEALASGLDDDYDPKEIQQKIEGRQAMTLEEYARIYRHIAAENPY; this is translated from the coding sequence GTGCTAGCCGACGAAATCCAGGACCCCGGAGACCAGACACCCGGGCAGGTGCGCGCGGAGTACGAGGCGGCGCTCGGTCGCGTCGTCGAGGCCGAGGGCGTCGACAGCGTCGCGGCGGCCTCGGGCGTCGACGAGGCGAAGCTGACGGCGCTCGCGGGCGGTGACCCCGTCGAGATCACGCTCGAAGAGGCGGCGGGAATCTTCGCGGTCAGCGACGACTGGCCGGACGCCGAGGGCCTGCTGCTGGAGGTCCGGGACAACCTGATGCTCCAGATGAGCTCCGCGGTGATGGACGTGGAGGCGCTCGCCAGCGGGCTCGACGACGACTACGACCCGAAGGAGATTCAGCAGAAGATCGAGGGGCGCCAGGCGATGACTCTGGAGGAGTACGCCCGTATCTACCGGCACATCGCGGCCGAGAACCCGTACTGA
- a CDS encoding SDR family oxidoreductase — protein sequence MDVAILGCGYVGLELGRQLAERGHDPVGVRRSEDGLAAIRDAGFDAVQADVTDAESLAAVPDVDAAVFAASSGGRGADAAREVYVEGLRTAIEHFGERENSPEQFVYTSSTGVYGDHGGEWVDEETPLDPTTEKTEVLVAAERVTRERAPEFGMDPAVVRFAGLYGPDRYRLRRYLDGPVTEGYLNMVHRADAAGVARFALTDEAAADAEVLLAVDDEPVSKWEFADWLADEADVDRPEKQTVEERLDEGDLSEPAERRLRTSKRCSNDRLRELGYEFAYPTFREGYRDAVDAFRRGEYK from the coding sequence ATGGACGTCGCGATCCTGGGCTGCGGGTACGTCGGGCTGGAGCTCGGCCGCCAGCTCGCCGAGCGCGGCCACGACCCCGTGGGCGTCCGGCGCTCGGAGGACGGCCTCGCGGCGATTCGGGACGCGGGCTTCGACGCCGTACAGGCTGACGTGACGGACGCCGAGTCGCTGGCGGCCGTGCCGGACGTGGACGCCGCGGTGTTCGCGGCGAGCTCGGGCGGCCGCGGCGCGGACGCCGCCCGCGAGGTGTACGTCGAGGGGCTGCGGACGGCAATCGAGCACTTCGGCGAACGCGAGAACTCACCGGAGCAGTTCGTCTACACGTCGAGTACGGGCGTCTACGGCGACCACGGCGGCGAATGGGTCGACGAGGAGACGCCGCTGGACCCGACGACGGAGAAGACCGAGGTACTCGTGGCGGCCGAGCGAGTCACGCGAGAGCGCGCGCCCGAGTTCGGGATGGACCCGGCCGTCGTGCGCTTCGCGGGGCTGTACGGCCCCGACCGCTACCGGCTGCGTCGCTACCTCGACGGCCCCGTCACGGAGGGCTACCTGAACATGGTCCACCGGGCGGACGCCGCGGGCGTCGCGCGGTTCGCGCTCACCGACGAGGCGGCCGCCGACGCCGAGGTGCTGCTGGCGGTCGACGACGAGCCGGTGTCGAAGTGGGAGTTCGCGGACTGGCTCGCCGACGAAGCGGACGTCGACCGTCCCGAGAAGCAGACGGTCGAGGAGCGCCTCGACGAGGGCGACCTCTCCGAGCCAGCCGAGCGCCGGCTCCGCACGAGCAAGCGCTGCTCGAACGATCGACTGCGCGAACTCGGCTACGAGTTCGCGTACCCGACGTTCCGCGAGGGCTACCGGGACGCCGTCGACGCGTTCCGTCGCGGGGAGTACAAGTGA
- a CDS encoding aldo/keto reductase encodes MATADGTFQYKERFGEDKARTYFRSVRDRAVSSVGLGTYLGEPTDDVDDAYYETVRAAVEGGCNVVDTAINYRHQRSERVVGRALADADVDREEVFLATKGGFVPFDESRPESPGEFVAEEYVDSGILDADDLAHGSHAIAPGFVEDQLDRSLRNLGVDTIDLYYVHNPETQLDERPAGEVYDQLEATFERLEERVAAGDIEHYGVATWEAFRVPRSHDHFLDLGEIISRARAAAKTVGNTATHLRAIQVPFNVFMADAFTVKSQEGPEGDQSVLWYAHEAGLNVFTSASLAQGQVLDGIPDEVDEKLDGDTPAQRGLNFARSAPGVTTALAGTTSPEHVRENVAAGTFEPLGADAFDAVFE; translated from the coding sequence ATGGCTACTGCTGACGGGACGTTCCAGTACAAGGAGCGCTTCGGCGAGGACAAGGCGCGGACGTACTTCCGGAGCGTGCGCGACCGCGCGGTCTCCAGCGTCGGCCTCGGGACGTACCTCGGCGAGCCGACAGACGACGTCGACGACGCGTACTACGAGACGGTGCGGGCGGCCGTCGAGGGCGGCTGCAACGTCGTGGACACCGCCATCAACTACCGCCACCAGCGCAGCGAGCGCGTCGTCGGGCGCGCGCTCGCCGACGCGGACGTGGACCGCGAGGAAGTCTTCCTCGCGACGAAGGGCGGGTTCGTTCCGTTCGACGAGTCCCGGCCGGAGAGCCCCGGCGAGTTCGTCGCCGAGGAGTACGTCGACAGCGGCATCCTCGACGCCGACGACCTCGCGCACGGCAGCCACGCCATCGCGCCAGGCTTCGTGGAGGACCAGCTCGACCGTTCGCTGCGGAACCTCGGCGTGGACACGATCGACCTCTACTACGTCCACAACCCGGAGACGCAGCTCGACGAGCGGCCGGCCGGCGAGGTCTACGACCAGCTGGAGGCGACCTTCGAGCGGCTGGAGGAGCGCGTGGCGGCCGGCGACATCGAGCACTACGGCGTGGCGACGTGGGAGGCGTTCCGGGTGCCGCGCTCGCACGACCACTTCCTCGACCTCGGGGAGATCATCTCGCGGGCGCGGGCGGCCGCCAAGACCGTCGGGAACACGGCGACGCACCTGCGCGCGATTCAGGTGCCGTTCAACGTCTTCATGGCCGACGCGTTCACCGTGAAGTCCCAGGAGGGGCCGGAGGGCGACCAGAGCGTGCTCTGGTACGCCCACGAGGCCGGACTGAACGTGTTCACCTCGGCGAGCCTCGCACAGGGACAGGTGCTCGACGGGATTCCCGACGAAGTCGACGAGAAGCTCGACGGCGACACGCCCGCCCAGCGCGGCCTGAACTTCGCGCGCAGCGCGCCCGGCGTGACGACCGCGCTCGCGGGCACGACCAGCCCCGAGCACGTCCGCGAGAACGTCGCTGCCGGGACGTTCGAGCCGCTGGGCGCGGACGCCTTCGACGCCGTCTTCGAGTAG
- a CDS encoding HVO_0758 family zinc finger protein, which yields MSSVRKALRAGEVEKGTYERLICTDCNVPLGKSDREAVGWHRICPECGREWKQLP from the coding sequence ATGTCGTCCGTCCGAAAGGCGCTGCGAGCGGGGGAGGTCGAGAAGGGAACCTACGAGCGACTCATCTGCACGGACTGTAACGTCCCGCTCGGGAAGAGCGACCGGGAGGCCGTCGGCTGGCACCGCATCTGCCCGGAGTGCGGGCGGGAGTGGAAGCAGCTCCCGTAG
- a CDS encoding MFS transporter encodes MSSTSASDARRVRLFGSLCALVFLVNFGRVVFAPLVAPLQADFVTSDAAVGLVATLAWLGSALPRLPTGWLLTRVDRHHVVLGTGALLAVSSAGMTFAPTIEFVMLGAFLVGLASGAYFVAANPLISELFPERVGRVVGVHGTASQLAAAVAPVLVGRVLLEAFSWRAPFYLLSAAAVVVTGVIYVLAGRTDLPSAGSSDRNLLGAIRRQYRVVLLGVVVVGVAGLVWNGFFNFYIKYLTETKQIAPATAETLLTVVFAAGVPAFWYTGRLADRFRHVPLMLAVLGGFVATLLALTFVDGLVAVAAVSVVLGYAVHSLFPAIDTFLLDSLPDSDRASAYAGYSAVMMVVQAMGSVVIGTLVGAGIPYDTVFRVAGAGLAVLVAALVVLYRAGRLPAGAS; translated from the coding sequence GTGTCCAGTACGTCTGCGAGCGACGCGCGGCGAGTCCGGCTGTTCGGGTCGCTGTGCGCGCTCGTCTTCCTCGTGAACTTCGGCCGCGTCGTGTTCGCGCCGCTGGTCGCGCCGCTGCAGGCGGACTTCGTCACCTCGGACGCCGCCGTGGGGCTGGTAGCGACGCTGGCGTGGCTCGGGAGCGCGCTCCCGCGGCTGCCGACCGGCTGGCTGCTGACGCGCGTCGACCGCCACCACGTCGTTCTCGGTACGGGCGCGCTGCTGGCGGTGTCTTCGGCGGGGATGACGTTCGCGCCGACCATCGAGTTCGTGATGCTCGGCGCGTTCCTCGTGGGGCTCGCCTCCGGCGCGTACTTCGTCGCCGCGAACCCCCTGATTAGCGAGCTGTTCCCCGAGCGCGTCGGCCGCGTCGTCGGCGTCCACGGCACCGCCTCGCAGCTCGCGGCGGCGGTCGCGCCCGTGCTCGTCGGCCGCGTCCTCCTCGAAGCGTTCTCGTGGCGCGCGCCGTTCTACCTGCTGTCCGCGGCCGCCGTGGTCGTCACGGGCGTCATCTACGTGCTCGCAGGCCGCACCGACCTGCCGTCGGCGGGGTCGTCGGACCGCAACCTCCTCGGCGCGATTCGCCGCCAGTACCGCGTCGTACTGTTGGGCGTCGTCGTGGTCGGCGTCGCCGGCCTCGTCTGGAACGGCTTCTTCAACTTCTACATCAAGTACCTCACCGAGACCAAGCAGATCGCGCCCGCCACCGCGGAGACGCTGCTCACGGTGGTGTTCGCGGCGGGCGTGCCCGCGTTCTGGTACACGGGCCGGCTCGCCGACCGCTTCCGGCACGTGCCGCTGATGCTCGCCGTGCTCGGCGGGTTCGTCGCGACGCTGCTCGCGCTGACGTTCGTCGACGGCCTCGTCGCGGTCGCGGCCGTCTCGGTCGTGCTCGGGTACGCCGTCCACAGCCTCTTCCCCGCGATCGACACGTTCCTCCTCGACAGCCTCCCGGACAGCGACCGCGCGAGCGCGTACGCCGGCTACAGCGCCGTGATGATGGTCGTGCAGGCGATGGGGAGCGTCGTCATCGGGACGCTCGTCGGCGCCGGAATCCCCTACGACACCGTCTTCCGGGTGGCGGGCGCCGGGCTCGCCGTGCTCGTCGCCGCGCTGGTCGTGCTCTACCGCGCGGGCCGGCTGCCCGCTGGCGCAAGTTAG
- a CDS encoding glycosyl transferase family 2 yields the protein MDYTQERVATLHDYGGADPDAPTGRAAVVVPMTDREYAALAPERVFSELERVDPAEVVVPLRAPAERVPEFRDWLADFDVPLTVLWCDGPRVEALLDDAGLTGDRGKGRDVWLALGVAARNDYVVVHDADTTTYEDRDVRKLLFPLSQDFEFSKGYYARVESDRLYGRLFRLFYEPLVDALAAEHDHPVVDFLGAFRYALAGECAMTSDLARGLRVQRRWGLEVGTLGEAFRLAGADDAAQVDLGRYEHDHRAVSGPTGLSEMSEGVGAALLRAVEDAGVDVDYDALTERYLAAADRFVRAYGADAAFNGLDYDAESEREQTRTYADAIGDPGEDTRLPAWTDTSLDADDVAVAAAADAEEAAARAGGSSASASDGEP from the coding sequence ATGGACTACACGCAGGAGCGCGTGGCGACGCTCCACGACTACGGCGGCGCCGACCCCGATGCGCCGACGGGGCGGGCGGCCGTCGTGGTGCCGATGACCGACCGCGAGTACGCCGCCCTCGCCCCCGAGCGCGTGTTCTCGGAGCTGGAGCGCGTCGACCCCGCGGAGGTCGTGGTGCCGCTGCGCGCGCCCGCCGAGCGCGTCCCCGAGTTCCGCGACTGGCTCGCCGACTTCGACGTGCCGCTGACCGTGCTCTGGTGCGACGGCCCGCGCGTCGAGGCGCTGCTCGACGACGCCGGCCTGACGGGCGACCGCGGGAAGGGACGGGACGTCTGGCTGGCGCTCGGCGTCGCGGCGCGCAACGACTACGTCGTCGTCCACGACGCCGACACGACCACGTACGAGGACCGGGACGTACGGAAGCTCCTGTTCCCGCTCTCGCAGGACTTCGAGTTCTCGAAGGGCTACTACGCGCGCGTCGAGAGCGACCGGCTGTACGGCCGGCTGTTCCGGCTGTTCTACGAGCCGCTCGTCGACGCGCTCGCGGCCGAACACGACCACCCCGTCGTCGACTTCCTCGGGGCGTTCCGGTACGCGCTCGCCGGCGAGTGCGCGATGACGAGCGACCTCGCGCGGGGCCTGCGCGTGCAGCGGCGCTGGGGGCTAGAAGTCGGCACACTCGGCGAGGCGTTCCGGCTCGCGGGCGCGGACGACGCCGCACAGGTCGACCTGGGGCGCTACGAACACGACCACCGCGCGGTCTCTGGCCCCACTGGCCTCTCGGAGATGAGCGAGGGCGTCGGCGCGGCGCTCCTGCGGGCGGTCGAGGACGCGGGCGTCGACGTGGACTACGACGCGCTGACGGAGCGCTATCTCGCTGCGGCCGACCGGTTCGTGCGCGCGTACGGCGCCGACGCCGCGTTCAACGGCCTCGACTACGACGCCGAGAGCGAGCGCGAGCAGACTCGCACGTACGCCGACGCCATCGGCGACCCCGGCGAGGACACGCGGCTGCCGGCGTGGACCGACACGAGCCTCGACGCCGACGACGTGGCTGTGGCGGCGGCCGCGGACGCCGAGGAGGCCGCCGCGAGGGCGGGAGGTTCAAGCGCCTCCGCGTCCGACGGGGAGCCGTGA
- a CDS encoding CoA pyrophosphatase: MDLSRVAAHQPERVTDEDRDAAVLVPVVERGDDPALVFTKRADHLGEHPGQMSFPGGGREPSDDDLRETAAREAYEEISLLRDEISYVGQLDDIRTVSGYSVTPFVGRVPEREYVPDEREVDEVVVLPLAGLTNDDNYEVEKRIHPSYGESTVHFFHVDGYTVWGATGRILVQFLDLAVGWTPPDREPDVVEMDPDD; the protein is encoded by the coding sequence ATGGACCTCTCGCGGGTCGCCGCCCACCAGCCCGAACGAGTCACCGACGAGGACCGCGACGCCGCGGTGCTCGTCCCCGTCGTCGAGCGCGGCGACGACCCGGCGCTGGTGTTCACGAAGCGCGCCGACCACCTCGGCGAGCACCCCGGCCAGATGAGCTTCCCGGGGGGCGGCCGCGAGCCCAGCGACGACGACCTCCGGGAGACCGCCGCTCGCGAGGCCTACGAGGAGATCAGTCTGCTGCGCGACGAGATCTCGTACGTCGGCCAGCTCGACGACATCCGCACCGTCTCCGGGTACTCGGTGACGCCGTTCGTCGGGCGCGTCCCCGAGCGCGAGTACGTCCCCGACGAGCGCGAGGTCGACGAGGTCGTGGTGCTGCCGCTGGCGGGGCTCACGAACGACGACAACTACGAGGTCGAGAAGCGCATCCACCCCTCGTACGGCGAGTCGACCGTCCACTTCTTCCACGTGGACGGGTACACCGTCTGGGGGGCGACCGGCCGCATCCTCGTGCAGTTCCTCGACCTCGCGGTCGGGTGGACGCCGCCCGACCGGGAGCCCGACGTCGTCGAGATGGACCCCGACGACTAG
- a CDS encoding FAD-dependent oxidoreductase: protein MDEFSDAAGDDRGAGRSVAVVGAGAVGLTAAHDLAARGASVTVYERGEVAAESTGRAAGVLYDAYAEDVDARIAARAIERFRALSGAGEFTFEETPYLWFVTEPGRKADAIREQVEGMQRHDRRVERVDPADLGERFPALRTEDVVEAAIARNAGVADTAAYADAVAELAVEAGVDLREHTAASVALDPPRVNGDAYDTVLVAAGAHTARVLADAGIRVPLKPYRVQALTANAAGELPTFYDATEGYYARPHPEGLLAGDGTEEVEADPDAYDRDGDDWFVDAMEDRLADRVPGYEPDVHRAWAGLCTATPDHDPLLGELADGLYVAAGWQGHGFMRAPATGEVIAEEIVGGGGVTEFEPTRFDGDEEFEIVEGMTVE from the coding sequence ATGGACGAGTTCAGCGACGCAGCGGGCGACGACCGCGGCGCCGGCCGCTCCGTGGCGGTCGTCGGTGCGGGCGCGGTCGGACTGACGGCCGCCCACGACCTCGCGGCGCGCGGCGCCTCAGTCACCGTCTACGAGCGCGGCGAGGTCGCCGCCGAGAGCACGGGACGGGCCGCCGGCGTCCTCTACGACGCGTACGCCGAGGACGTGGACGCGCGAATCGCCGCCCGCGCCATCGAGCGCTTCCGCGCGCTCTCCGGGGCGGGCGAGTTCACCTTCGAGGAGACGCCGTACCTCTGGTTCGTCACCGAACCCGGTCGGAAGGCCGACGCCATCCGCGAGCAGGTCGAGGGAATGCAACGGCACGACCGCCGCGTCGAGCGCGTCGACCCTGCCGACCTCGGCGAGCGCTTCCCGGCGCTCCGTACCGAGGACGTCGTCGAGGCCGCCATCGCGCGCAACGCCGGCGTCGCGGACACCGCCGCGTACGCCGACGCGGTCGCCGAATTGGCGGTCGAGGCGGGCGTCGACCTCCGCGAGCACACCGCCGCGAGTGTCGCCCTCGACCCGCCGCGCGTGAACGGCGACGCCTACGACACCGTCCTCGTCGCCGCCGGCGCGCACACCGCCCGCGTGCTCGCCGACGCCGGGATCCGGGTGCCGCTGAAGCCGTACCGGGTGCAGGCGCTCACCGCGAACGCGGCCGGCGAGCTACCGACGTTCTACGACGCCACCGAGGGGTACTACGCGCGCCCGCACCCCGAGGGCCTGCTCGCCGGCGACGGCACCGAGGAAGTCGAAGCCGACCCCGACGCCTACGACCGCGACGGCGACGACTGGTTCGTGGACGCGATGGAAGACCGGCTCGCAGACCGCGTGCCCGGCTACGAGCCCGACGTCCACCGCGCGTGGGCGGGACTCTGCACGGCCACGCCGGACCACGACCCGCTGCTCGGCGAACTCGCTGACGGGCTCTACGTCGCCGCCGGCTGGCAGGGCCACGGCTTCATGCGCGCGCCGGCCACTGGCGAAGTAATCGCGGAGGAGATAGTCGGCGGGGGCGGCGTCACCGAGTTCGAGCCGACGCGCTTCGACGGCGACGAGGAGTTCGAGATCGTCGAGGGAATGACCGTCGAGTAG
- a CDS encoding Hsp20/alpha crystallin family protein — protein sequence MTVRDLAEGVGEAVFKRVGRAAARAQEDTPLPVDVLESDDEYLAVFDAPGANASDVQVNYADGAVEVRVDRFRAFREGFDMRFPGRGLQLDGRAELPNDALVEPEDARAELRDGALYVYLPKTAGTQVEVTEPDDE from the coding sequence ATGACGGTTCGCGACCTCGCGGAGGGCGTCGGCGAGGCCGTCTTCAAGCGCGTGGGGCGCGCGGCGGCGCGCGCCCAGGAGGACACGCCGCTTCCCGTCGACGTCCTGGAGAGCGACGACGAGTACCTCGCCGTGTTCGACGCGCCGGGCGCGAACGCCAGCGACGTCCAGGTGAACTACGCGGACGGCGCCGTGGAGGTCCGCGTCGACCGCTTCCGGGCGTTCCGCGAGGGCTTCGACATGCGGTTCCCGGGCCGCGGCCTCCAGCTGGACGGCCGCGCCGAACTCCCGAACGACGCGCTCGTCGAACCCGAGGACGCCCGTGCGGAGCTGCGTGACGGCGCGCTGTACGTGTACCTCCCGAAGACCGCGGGCACCCAGGTCGAAGTGACCGAGCCGGACGACGAGTAG
- a CDS encoding glycosyltransferase family 87 protein translates to MASVRAPRLVLAVSVLAGVANTVLFPLRSPEQVGLATDVYYFAARAAVRGADFYAVTPVGTASFVYPPALVLAFYPYAALGDPTLAYAAQMLLNLVALAGLAAIVVRTVERAGVELAALDRALLAAAVFLVGPMGINLVMGQVNVLLALGLAGGAVLLERDREAAAGAAFGLVALVKLFPALVGVWLLRRRAWRAIAAATATGVAGIVLGVLVFGVDTSVAYATETLAGEAGVASFADGPDPTAPYVTIRRQLAVLAPGLPTGWLLPVSAAVLTPVFVGVNRVVADLRSRLVALQGTLLATLAMFPLEPFYVVLVLFPLLPLLYVLESGTPRRLVLLGSPLLLVSLTWPSAVTVANLLPAGSELVLDAVRPVFSFVLPPTVGTWLVLAGCLLYQHRAASEHASEGV, encoded by the coding sequence ATGGCTTCGGTCCGCGCGCCACGCCTCGTGCTCGCCGTCAGCGTGCTCGCGGGCGTCGCGAACACCGTCCTGTTTCCGCTGCGCAGCCCCGAGCAGGTCGGGCTCGCGACGGACGTCTACTACTTCGCCGCGCGCGCCGCCGTTCGGGGCGCCGACTTCTACGCCGTCACGCCCGTCGGCACCGCGAGCTTCGTCTACCCGCCGGCGCTCGTGCTCGCGTTCTACCCGTACGCCGCACTCGGCGACCCGACGCTCGCGTACGCCGCCCAGATGCTGCTGAACCTCGTCGCTCTCGCGGGCCTCGCGGCCATCGTCGTCCGCACCGTCGAGCGCGCGGGCGTCGAACTCGCTGCGCTCGACCGCGCGCTCCTCGCGGCCGCCGTCTTCCTCGTCGGTCCGATGGGCATCAACCTCGTGATGGGGCAGGTGAACGTGCTGCTCGCGCTCGGCCTCGCGGGCGGCGCCGTCCTCCTCGAACGCGACCGCGAGGCGGCCGCGGGCGCGGCGTTCGGCCTCGTCGCGCTCGTGAAGCTGTTCCCCGCGCTCGTCGGCGTCTGGCTGCTCCGCCGGCGCGCGTGGCGCGCCATCGCCGCCGCCACCGCGACCGGCGTCGCCGGCATCGTTCTCGGCGTCCTCGTCTTCGGCGTCGACACCTCCGTCGCGTACGCCACCGAAACGCTCGCCGGCGAGGCCGGCGTCGCGTCGTTCGCCGACGGCCCGGACCCGACCGCGCCGTACGTCACGATTCGCCGCCAGCTGGCCGTGCTCGCGCCCGGCCTCCCGACCGGCTGGCTGCTTCCCGTCAGCGCCGCCGTCCTCACGCCCGTGTTCGTCGGCGTGAACCGCGTCGTCGCCGACCTCCGTAGCCGCCTCGTCGCGCTCCAGGGAACCCTGCTCGCCACGCTCGCGATGTTCCCGCTGGAGCCGTTCTACGTCGTCCTCGTGCTGTTCCCGCTGCTCCCGCTGCTGTACGTGCTGGAGTCCGGGACGCCGCGGCGGCTCGTCCTCCTGGGCTCGCCGCTGCTGCTCGTCTCGCTCACGTGGCCGAGCGCCGTCACCGTCGCGAACCTCCTGCCCGCGGGCAGCGAGCTCGTCCTCGACGCCGTCCGCCCGGTGTTCTCGTTCGTGCTCCCGCCGACGGTCGGCACGTGGCTCGTGCTCGCGGGCTGTCTGCTCTACCAGCACCGGGCGGCCTCGGAGCACGCGAGCGAGGGCGTGTAG
- a CDS encoding radical SAM protein, with the protein MIDPAELDVTLVDGYVDEPAHFGVPPYISTYPRYAAGALVDAGVPEAQITYHTIDELRDDKSKFNDVADADLFVYVGGMTVPGKYVGGTPAEPDEVRELAWLADGTSVMGGPVRFGVGEENAGAQEMERQDLDFDFLAMADVEAAVYDLVDNRLEGFEDRYRDNEEIDRWGAKGAFVVEQHPNYPEYLICEMETSRGCAYRCSFCTEPMYGDPGFRSAESVVREVGNLYDHGARHFRLGRQADILAFGGDGEAPNPDAIRRLYGGIREVAPDLETLHLDNMNPVTIVDYPEKSREAIRIIAEHNTAGDTAAFGLESADPVVQEENNLLVTAEECLEAVRVVNEVGGWRPGESPEDAPTYGDEATNRLPKLLPGINLVHGLTGEREETFAHNKRFLRSVLDEGLMLRRINIRQVMAFEGTEMAETGADLANDHKQQFKRYKQEVREEIDNAMLNRVVPPGTVLEDVHLEYHQDGKTFGRQLGTYSLLVGIPGERELGRTIDVAVTDHGYRSVTGVPHPLDVNEASMDELTAIPGIGKRTAGDLLVDRPHDALPSVEDADLAKFTQ; encoded by the coding sequence ATGATTGACCCCGCGGAGCTGGACGTGACCCTCGTCGACGGCTACGTCGACGAGCCGGCGCACTTCGGCGTGCCGCCGTACATCTCCACGTATCCGCGGTACGCGGCCGGCGCGCTCGTCGACGCCGGCGTCCCCGAGGCGCAGATCACGTACCACACCATCGACGAACTCCGCGACGACAAGTCGAAGTTCAACGACGTCGCGGACGCGGACCTCTTCGTGTACGTCGGCGGCATGACCGTCCCCGGGAAGTACGTCGGCGGGACGCCCGCCGAGCCCGACGAGGTCCGGGAGCTCGCGTGGCTCGCGGACGGCACGAGCGTCATGGGCGGGCCGGTGCGCTTCGGCGTCGGCGAGGAGAACGCGGGCGCCCAGGAGATGGAGCGCCAGGACCTCGACTTCGACTTCCTCGCGATGGCGGACGTCGAGGCCGCCGTCTACGACCTCGTGGACAACCGGCTGGAGGGCTTCGAGGACCGCTACCGCGACAACGAGGAGATCGACCGGTGGGGCGCGAAGGGCGCGTTCGTCGTCGAGCAGCACCCGAACTACCCCGAGTACCTCATCTGCGAGATGGAGACCTCGCGGGGCTGCGCGTACCGCTGCTCGTTCTGCACGGAGCCGATGTACGGCGACCCCGGGTTCCGGAGCGCGGAGAGCGTGGTGCGGGAGGTCGGCAACCTCTACGACCACGGCGCGCGCCACTTCCGGCTCGGCCGACAGGCCGACATCCTCGCGTTCGGCGGGGACGGCGAGGCGCCGAATCCGGACGCAATCCGGCGGCTGTACGGCGGCATCCGGGAGGTCGCGCCCGACCTGGAGACGCTGCACCTCGACAACATGAACCCGGTGACCATCGTGGACTACCCCGAGAAGTCCCGGGAGGCCATCCGCATCATCGCCGAACACAACACCGCCGGCGACACCGCCGCGTTCGGCCTGGAGTCTGCGGACCCCGTCGTCCAGGAGGAGAACAACCTCCTCGTCACCGCCGAGGAGTGCCTGGAGGCGGTCCGCGTCGTCAACGAAGTCGGCGGCTGGCGCCCCGGTGAATCGCCCGAGGACGCGCCCACGTACGGCGACGAGGCCACTAATCGGCTGCCGAAGCTCCTCCCCGGTATCAACCTCGTGCACGGCCTGACGGGCGAGCGCGAGGAGACGTTCGCGCACAACAAGCGCTTCCTCCGGAGCGTCCTCGACGAGGGCCTGATGCTCCGCCGCATCAACATCCGGCAGGTGATGGCGTTCGAGGGCACCGAGATGGCGGAGACGGGTGCGGACCTCGCGAACGACCACAAGCAGCAGTTCAAGCGCTACAAGCAGGAAGTCCGGGAGGAGATCGACAACGCGATGCTGAACCGCGTGGTGCCGCCCGGCACCGTTCTGGAGGACGTCCACCTGGAGTACCACCAGGACGGGAAGACGTTCGGCCGCCAGCTCGGCACGTACTCGCTGCTCGTCGGGATTCCCGGCGAACGCGAACTCGGGCGGACGATCGACGTCGCCGTCACCGACCACGGCTACCGGTCGGTGACCGGGGTTCCCCACCCGCTAGACGTCAACGAGGCATCGATGGACGAGCTCACCGCGATCCCCGGCATCGGCAAGCGCACCGCCGGCGATCTGCTCGTCGACCGGCCTCACGACGCCCTGCCGAGCGTCGAGGACGCCGACCTCGCGAAGTTCACGCAGTAG
- a CDS encoding TRAM domain-containing protein, producing the protein MEISDQLLCLFSAEVTVKDDEYVVEIPRSEVEAGSIDPGDVYRVALISQTETDSGSDSEAASETTDSEPQPPVEEGEIRYVEIEDIGKQGDGIARVERGYVIIVPDAEIGERVKIEVTEVKSNFAVGEIIDEEY; encoded by the coding sequence ATGGAAATCTCTGACCAACTCCTCTGTCTGTTCAGTGCTGAAGTGACTGTCAAGGACGACGAGTACGTCGTCGAAATCCCGCGGAGCGAGGTGGAAGCCGGCTCTATCGACCCCGGCGACGTCTATCGCGTCGCGCTCATCTCGCAGACCGAGACCGATTCCGGCTCGGACTCGGAGGCGGCGAGCGAGACGACCGACTCGGAGCCCCAGCCCCCGGTCGAGGAGGGCGAGATCCGGTACGTCGAGATCGAGGACATCGGCAAGCAGGGCGACGGCATCGCGCGCGTCGAGCGCGGCTACGTCATCATCGTTCCGGACGCCGAGATCGGCGAGCGCGTGAAGATCGAAGTGACGGAAGTGAAGTCGAACTTCGCGGTCGGCGAGATCATCGACGAGGAGTACTGA